A genome region from Danio aesculapii chromosome 2, fDanAes4.1, whole genome shotgun sequence includes the following:
- the amer3 gene encoding uncharacterized protein amer3 translates to MELSKSEDPSDDLKRLNEAHGRSKRPDEQKSKITMNNGFVNEHNTDESPSSLPVPDTMDILPSGVSDTLSEGHRHLRSSVTRSKTHDCIRGLGLQQAKNPGYKDGTSWCHHQKLLTSVSFPGFETPLRLLRENQDTSGSGHESIDYRNLTPQVPFVPCIAKSIPKKRSSLRKPRKAIKDLFVHKSYKNEKATPPSTPSRVFGENAPMLMRTRKAARHRKCSTAGSRCNDELSETPSDSSSESCANVCEDAASLKSFGSQAGCGEIFADDLVSPDGALNSQHDSVACEAPKQSPTTLGIQGGTECLASPANADVLDMFGLWETLNRTLLSEQSSKAMGPATKTTTPITISPSTTKSADITASTPHPVEPEIKELNAKVITPKSDNQGNTSDEGYCDYVSPGYEDHSRSSLTPVHSSKIPRDTYSGDALYELFCDPSDAEITPIFDDEIDLTDSIVGQCSDLPLSMYSFRVGAEENLAPSLARDFVGQELLESKWMGKDCLLKLCDTEISLAMGVVNWINQRTDKSNPSELRSSQKNGEEGGDLCLRCKSKSARVRRPPRRVRTVNSIRDAAKFKEPSQRGVQALPLKCDTNTVMSSLASPQSQPNTPTSGVCFRIFNIDSPMTPGGDLQSPVVSSPGSGIRSLFVLAVNKESLCESCKSSLKNGAKDLHLCRSCMSLIEHIKTSDLWARSSLPRSNLTPQPITRDLLSPASTCGIGSDISIASLVEQCASQFSSMKINLTQAHPRCEIRDAVVPEQVVKRNKEHSQKYLKSKHKRRPVAAIERGLHARHRLGRSSFSEDVKHSLLEAGGLGFVSTSSSNDLVLETYTSCTVESGDTDVSQATRPTSLPLVASSEFSCREGLVKMEGGNSAKKTNKLRHRKKSAVNHEGSCSVFPGDRKVERRSRMKKGNA, encoded by the coding sequence ATGGAGCTGTCAAAGAGCGAAGATCCTTCAGATGATCTGAAGAGGTTAAATGAGGCACATGGCCGAAGTAAACGGCCTGATGAGCAAAAATCAAAAATCACCATGAATAATGGATTTGTGAATGAACACAATACTGATGAAAGCCCATCCTCACTGCCTGTGCCAGACACTATGGATATTCTCCCTTCAGGGGTAAGTGACACACTCTCAGAAGGTCACAGACACCTCCGCAGCTCTGTTACAAGGAGCAAAACTCATGATTGCATCAGAGGACTGGGACTGCAGCAAGCCAAGAACCCTGGATATAAAGATGGGACCAGCTGGTGCCATCACCAGAAGCTGCTTACCAGTGTCAGCTTTCCAGGATTTGAGACGCCTCTTAGGTTGCTTCGTGAGAATCAGGATACATCTGGCAGCGGTCATGAAAGCATTGATTATCGTAACCTTACACCTCAAGTGCCCTTTGTGCCCTGCATAGCCAAATCCATTCCAAAAAAGAGGAGCTCTCTGAGGAAACCTAGAAAGGCTATTAAGGACTTGTTTGTTCACAAAAGTTACAAAAATGAGAAAGCTACGCCACCAAGTACACCAAGTCGTGTTTTTGGTGAAAATGCTCCAATGTTAATGCGGACAAGAAAAGCAGCAAGACACAGAAAGTGTAGCACTGCAGGGAGCAGGTGTAATGATGAACTCAGTGAGACGCCCTCTGATTCTTCCAGTGAATCTTGTGCTAATGTCTGCGAGGATGCTGCCTCGTTAAAAAGCTTTGGATCTCAGGCTGGTTGTGGTGAGATATTTGCTGATGATCTTGTATCGCCTGATGGGGCTCTTAACTCTCAGCATGACAGTGTTGCTTGTGAAGCTCCAAAGCAAAGTCCTACTACTTTGGGCATCCAGGGAGGAACAGAGTGTCTGGCCTCTCCAGCCAATGCTGATGTACTGGACATGTTTGGGTTGTGGGAAACTCTGAACAGAACTTTGCTTTCAGAGCAAAGTTCAAAAGCAATGGGACCAGCAACAAAAACCACAACACCAATCACTATATCTCCTTCCACAACCAAGTCTGCAGATATAACAGCCAGTACACCTCATCCTGTAGAACCAGAGATCAAGGAACTTAATGCTAAAGTGATAACACCCAAAAGTGACAACCAAGGGAACACCAGTGATGAGGGCTACTGTGATTATGTTTCTCCTGGTTATGAGGACCACAGCAGAAGTTCCCTCACTCCAGTGCATTCCAGCAAGATCCCTAGGGACACGTACAGTGGGGATGCTCTTTATGAGCTATTCTGTGACCCCAGCGATGCAGAGATTACCCCAATATTTGATGATGAGATTGATCTAACAGACAGCATTGTTGGCCAGTGCAGTGATCTTCCATTATCCATGTACAGCTTTCGTGTTGGAGCAGAGGAGAATCTTGCCCCATCTTTGGCCCGGGACTTTGTTGGACAAGAGCTCCTGGAAAGTAAATGGATGGGGAAGGATTGCCTACTAAAGCTTTGTGACACTGAGATATCTCTGGCTATGGGTGTAGTTAATTGGATAAACCAAAGGACCGACAAAAGCAACCCATCAGAACTGAGATCTTCACAGAAGAATGGCGAAGAAGGTGGGGATTTATGTCTGAGATGCAAAAGTAAGTCAGCGAGGGTTAGAAGACCTCCAAGAAGAGTAAGAACTGTTAATAGCATAAGAGATGCAGCTAAATTCAAAGAGCCAAGTCAGCGAGGTGTACAAGCTCTGCCCTTAAAATGTGATACAAACACAGTGATGTCATCCCTGGCCTCTCCACAGAGTCAGCCCAATACCCCAACAAGTGGCGTGTGTTTCAGGATATTCAATATCGACTCTCCTATGACTCCAGGTGGAGATTTGCAGTCCCCGGTGGTAAGCTCCCCTGGCTCTGGGATAAGGTCTTTGTTTGTGTTGGCTGTAAACAAGGAATCTCTTTGTGAATCTTGCAAGAGTTCCCTGAAAAACGGAGCTAAAGATTTGCACCTGTGCCGTTCTTGTATGTCCCTCATTGAGCACATCAAGACTTCAGACCTTTGGGCCCGTTCCAGTTTGCCCAGGTCCAATCTAACTCCACAGCCAATTACCAGAGACTTACTATCTCCCGCAAGCACATGTGGAATAGGAAGTGACATCAGTATAGCTTCCCTTGTTGAGCAGTGTGCCAGTCAGTTTTCTTCTATGAAGATCAACTTGACTCAAGCTCACCCAAGATGTGAGATAAGAGATGCTGTTGTGCCTGAGCAAGTGGTAAAAAGGAACAAAGAGCACTCTCAGAAATACCTAAAGTCAAAGCACAAGAGAAGGCCAGTGGCAGCTATAGAGAGAGGCTTGCATGCTAGACATCGCTTGGGAAGATCTAGCTTTTCTGAAGATGTGAAACATTCTCTTTTGGAGGCTGGAGGACTTGGCTTTGTCTCTACCAGTTCTTCCAATGATTTGGTTTTGGAAACATACACTTCATGTACTGTTGAATCTGGTGACACGGATGTATCTCAAGCAACCAGGCCTACATCTCTTCCTCTTGTGGCCTCTTCTGAGTTTTCTTGCAGAGAGGGCTTGGTGAAGATGGAAGGGGGAAACTCAGCCAAAAAGACAAATAAGCTAAGACATCGCAAGAAGTCTGCTGTGAATCATGAGGGATCATGCAGTGTCTTTCCAGGGGACAGGAAAGTGGAACGCAGATCCAGAATGAAGAAGGGAAACGCATAA